CGGGCGCAACCAGCCGGGCATCTCCTCCGGCATCAACGTGCGTCCCATGATCGTCGCCATGCCCACGAGCTGCCACGCAGTCACCCGCGCCTCGCGCTGCATGGTGTCGGCCAGCCAGGCCTCCTGCTCCCATCCAAGCATGCTTGCCGATGGGTCCTGCCACGTCCCGTCGCGGAACGCCTCCAGCGCCGGGCCCGGGTTGCCGGCGCGATGGGCCTGGTCCAGCTCCGGATACAGCGGCCGGGTGCGCCCGGTCAGGCGTGATTCGGTCCGGTAGAGCGTGGCCAGGGTGCCGATGCGGTAGGCCTTCCATGGTTCCTCCGAGACCGGCATCCACTCGCGGTACGCCTGCACCGCCGCGGCACGGCGGGTGTTCCAGTCGCCCTCGGTCGCCGGCTGGTGGTTCTGCGCGCCCCCCTCCCAGCTGTCGTTGGTGATCTCGTGGTCGTCCCACAGCGCCACCATGGCCGCGTCCTGGTGCAGCTTCTGCAGGTCCGGATCGGCACGGTAGCAGGCGAAGCGCAGGCGGTAGTCCAGCAGCGACACCATCTCCCGCTCATGCGCAGGCATGAGGATGCGCCCGGGGATGCGGTCGTGTTCGCGGTAGGAACCGATCCCGTACTCGTAGATGTAGTCGCCCACGTGCAGCCACAGGTCCAGGTCCTCGCGCTGGGCCGCGTGCGCATAGGCGTTGAACCAGCCATTGGGCAGGTTGGAACAGGAGAACACCGCCAGCCCGAAGCGCGCCACCGGGCCATCCGGCAGCGTGCGCATGCGCCCCACGGGGGAACGCGCGCCATCCGGTGCGATGAAGCGGTACCAGTGGGTGGTGCCCGGCGCCAGGCCGGTGACGGTCAGCTTGGCCGTCCAGTCACGGTAGGCGCCGGTGCGGACCGTGCCGCCCGCGAC
This genomic interval from Pseudoxanthomonas suwonensis 11-1 contains the following:
- a CDS encoding alkaline phosphatase D family protein, whose protein sequence is MGIDIERRRLVLAGGLGVGALLLPGGKALAAELLGARGFTHSVASGEPGADSMLLWTRYVPAAGGDEVQLQAEVALDHGFSRVVAGGTVRTGAYRDWTAKLTVTGLAPGTTHWYRFIAPDGARSPVGRMRTLPDGPVARFGLAVFSCSNLPNGWFNAYAHAAQREDLDLWLHVGDYIYEYGIGSYREHDRIPGRILMPAHEREMVSLLDYRLRFACYRADPDLQKLHQDAAMVALWDDHEITNDSWEGGAQNHQPATEGDWNTRRAAAVQAYREWMPVSEEPWKAYRIGTLATLYRTESRLTGRTRPLYPELDQAHRAGNPGPALEAFRDGTWQDPSASMLGWEQEAWLADTMQREARVTAWQLVGMATIMGRTLMPEEMPGWLRPEASERTREAFRRNVYASRLGVPMWMDRWDGYPAARSRLLQAAQRADADLVMLSGDSHNAWAYSLVEDGRPAGVEFAGQAVTSRGMEGNLAADPRDVAQAFIKANPELAWADTSQRGYMMIEVRAAQVTGQWVFMQDIKRRTTALAGTHHMKVARGRRRFA